In Schlegelella aquatica, one DNA window encodes the following:
- a CDS encoding efflux RND transporter permease subunit, whose product MQLPEVSIRRPVFATVLSLLLVLIGLVSFTRLQVREYPRIDEPTVTVSTRLVGASSEVIESQVTKPLEDSIAGIDGVDVITSISRQEQSQITVRFKLEKSPDDAAADVRDRVSRVRGRLPDSVDEPVISKVEADASPTIWLAFTTERLTPLQVTDLANRVVKPRLQTVPGVADVLIRGERVFAMRVWLDADKLAAYGVTVQDVEDALRRQNLEVPAGRIEGPQREFSVTAQTDLNTPEQFGAVALRQVNGYTVRLRDVARIEQAPASERSSTRLNGRASVSLGVIRQATANPLEVSAGVQQILPRLREELPDDVQIQLANDNSVFIDRSIKAVYSTILEAVVLVALVVFVFLRTLRASVIPLVTIPVSLIGAFALMALAGFTMNTLTLLALVLAIGLVVDDAIVVLENIYRHVEEGMMPFAAAIKGAREIGFAVVAMTLTLAAVYAPLAFTPGRTGRLFVEFALTLAGAVIVSGFVALTLSPMMCSKLLRHSSKHSGFDRWMGRQLDRLATGYESVLGWTLHHRWLIVIVMLVCGVASWLLFKGMKSELSPMEDRGVVLVNVNAPDGSTLAYTEKYMREIERVGLGFEEFDRVFVVAGNPTVSQGISFMRTVDWSERERSTMELAQALQPKLSALPGVNAFPITPPSLGQGFRERSVNFVIVTSDSYQNLAQVAQKFVDAMNRHGRFVQPDIDLRMNKPEIYIEVDRERAADAGVSVDQVARTIETMLGGRNVTRYKRDADQYDVIVQTDASGRTTPADIERLFVRGRNEAMIPLASLVRVKEAVSPRELNHFNQRRSVSITANLAPGFSLGEALDFLDAQARELLPSGYATELNGVSREFRSSSGALGLVFVLALLFIFLVLSAQFESFVDPFIIMLSVPLSMVGALLALKLSGGTLNVYSQIGLITLVGLITKHGILIVEFANQRRQQGEAVLEAVRHAAALRLRPILMTTGAMVLGALPLALAEGAGAESRQQIGWVIVGGMTLGTLLTVFVVPTMYSLFARKGTPGPITTPVSLDAPEQGEQYGK is encoded by the coding sequence ATGCAACTGCCTGAAGTCTCGATCCGACGGCCCGTCTTCGCGACGGTGCTCTCCCTCCTGCTGGTGCTGATCGGCTTGGTGTCGTTCACCCGCCTGCAGGTGCGCGAGTACCCGCGCATCGACGAGCCGACGGTCACTGTCTCGACCCGTCTGGTCGGTGCCTCCTCGGAAGTGATCGAGTCTCAGGTCACCAAGCCGCTGGAGGACTCGATCGCGGGCATCGACGGCGTGGATGTGATCACCTCGATCTCGCGGCAGGAGCAAAGCCAGATCACGGTGCGCTTCAAGCTCGAGAAGAGCCCCGACGACGCGGCGGCCGATGTCCGCGACCGCGTCTCGCGCGTGCGCGGGCGCCTGCCCGATTCGGTCGACGAGCCGGTGATCTCGAAGGTCGAGGCGGACGCCTCGCCGACGATCTGGCTCGCTTTCACGACCGAGAGGCTCACGCCGCTGCAGGTCACCGATCTCGCCAACCGCGTCGTGAAGCCGCGCCTGCAGACGGTGCCGGGCGTGGCCGATGTGCTGATCCGGGGCGAGCGCGTCTTTGCGATGCGCGTCTGGCTCGACGCCGACAAGCTGGCGGCCTATGGCGTCACCGTCCAGGACGTCGAGGACGCGCTGCGACGGCAGAACCTGGAAGTGCCGGCCGGCCGCATCGAAGGCCCGCAGCGCGAGTTCAGCGTGACCGCCCAGACCGATCTCAATACGCCCGAGCAGTTCGGCGCGGTCGCGTTGCGGCAGGTCAACGGCTACACCGTGAGGTTGCGCGACGTCGCCCGCATCGAGCAGGCCCCGGCGAGCGAGCGGTCGAGCACGCGGCTCAACGGGCGCGCCTCCGTTTCGCTGGGGGTGATCCGGCAGGCTACGGCGAACCCGCTGGAGGTCTCGGCCGGGGTGCAGCAGATCCTGCCGCGGCTGCGCGAGGAGCTGCCCGACGACGTGCAGATCCAGCTGGCGAACGACAACTCGGTGTTCATCGACCGCTCCATCAAGGCTGTGTACTCGACGATCCTGGAAGCGGTCGTGCTGGTGGCGCTGGTGGTGTTCGTGTTCCTGCGTACGTTGCGCGCCTCGGTCATCCCGCTGGTCACCATTCCGGTCAGTCTCATCGGCGCGTTCGCGCTGATGGCCCTGGCGGGCTTTACGATGAACACGCTGACCCTGCTTGCGCTGGTGCTCGCCATCGGCCTCGTGGTCGACGATGCGATCGTCGTGCTGGAGAACATCTACCGGCACGTCGAGGAGGGCATGATGCCCTTTGCCGCAGCCATCAAAGGGGCGCGCGAGATCGGGTTCGCCGTGGTGGCGATGACGCTCACGCTGGCCGCCGTCTATGCGCCGCTCGCGTTCACACCGGGCCGCACCGGCCGGCTGTTCGTGGAGTTCGCGCTGACGCTCGCGGGTGCGGTGATCGTCTCGGGCTTCGTGGCGCTCACGCTATCGCCCATGATGTGCTCGAAGCTGCTGCGGCACAGCTCGAAGCACAGCGGGTTCGACCGCTGGATGGGGCGGCAGCTCGATCGGCTGGCCACCGGCTACGAGTCCGTGCTCGGATGGACGCTGCACCACCGCTGGCTGATCGTGATCGTGATGCTGGTGTGCGGCGTGGCCAGCTGGCTGCTGTTCAAGGGCATGAAGAGCGAGCTCTCGCCGATGGAGGATCGCGGCGTGGTGCTCGTCAACGTGAACGCGCCGGACGGCTCGACGCTCGCCTACACCGAGAAGTACATGCGCGAGATCGAGCGTGTCGGTCTCGGCTTCGAGGAGTTCGACCGCGTCTTCGTCGTCGCGGGCAATCCGACCGTGTCGCAGGGCATCTCGTTCATGCGCACAGTGGACTGGAGCGAGCGCGAGCGAAGCACGATGGAGCTGGCTCAGGCGTTGCAGCCCAAGCTGTCGGCGCTACCGGGCGTGAACGCGTTTCCGATCACGCCGCCCTCGTTGGGGCAGGGTTTCCGCGAGCGCTCGGTCAACTTCGTCATCGTCACCTCCGACAGCTACCAGAACCTCGCCCAGGTCGCGCAGAAGTTCGTGGATGCGATGAACCGGCATGGCCGCTTCGTGCAACCCGACATCGACTTGCGCATGAACAAGCCCGAGATCTACATCGAGGTGGACCGCGAGCGCGCCGCGGACGCAGGCGTCTCGGTGGATCAGGTTGCGCGCACCATCGAGACGATGCTCGGCGGACGCAACGTGACCCGCTACAAGCGCGATGCCGACCAGTACGACGTCATCGTGCAGACCGACGCCAGCGGGCGCACGACACCGGCCGACATCGAGCGGCTGTTCGTGCGGGGCCGCAACGAGGCGATGATCCCGCTCGCGTCGCTGGTGCGGGTGAAGGAGGCCGTCTCGCCTCGCGAGCTGAACCACTTCAACCAGCGCCGTTCGGTTTCGATCACGGCCAACCTGGCGCCGGGCTTTTCGCTGGGCGAGGCGCTGGACTTCCTCGACGCCCAGGCGCGGGAGCTGCTTCCCTCGGGCTACGCGACCGAGCTCAACGGCGTGTCGCGTGAGTTCCGCTCCTCCAGTGGCGCGCTGGGCTTGGTGTTTGTCTTGGCGCTGCTGTTCATCTTCCTCGTCCTGTCGGCGCAGTTCGAGAGCTTCGTCGATCCCTTCATCATCATGCTGTCGGTGCCGCTTTCGATGGTGGGCGCCTTGCTGGCCCTCAAGCTGAGCGGGGGCACCTTGAACGTCTATTCGCAGATCGGCCTCATCACGCTGGTAGGCCTGATCACGAAGCACGGCATCCTGATCGTGGAGTTCGCCAACCAACGTCGCCAGCAGGGCGAGGCCGTGCTCGAGGCGGTCCGGCACGCAGCGGCGCTGCGCCTTCGGCCCATCTTGATGACCACAGGCGCGATGGTGCTCGGGGCCCTGCCGCTCGCGCTCGCCGAAGGCGCAGGTGCCGAGAGCCGCCAGCAGATCGGCTGGGTGATCGTGGGCGGTATGACGCTCGGCACGCTGCTGACGGTCTTCGTGGTGCCGACGATGTACAGCCTGTTCGCGCGCAAGGGCACACCCGGTCCCATCACGACGCCCGTGTCGCTCGACGCACCCGAGCAGGGTGAGCAGTACGGCAAGTGA
- the glp gene encoding gephyrin-like molybdotransferase Glp, whose protein sequence is MASLEEIASCISGYDPDALPVAKAQEFIARFVPRVATVERVALRSALGRVLAEDIVSPIDVPAHDNSAMDGYALRGSDLAESGPTRLRIAGTGLAGQQFEGAAGPGECVRIMTGAVMPEGFDTVVPQEFVTVEGQEVVVPPGAVRPGDNRRLRGEDLARGRPALSAGKLLRPADLGLLASLGQAEVPVWRRLRVAFFSTGDELRSIGEPLEPGCVYDSNRYTLYGMLQRLGVELLDLGVVRDEPQALERAFRTAAESADAIITSGGVSVGEADFTKQMMARLGEVTFWRIAMRPGRPMAFGRIRSGAHEAVLFGLPGNPVAVMVTFYAFVRDALLAMSGATPAPLPLLRARSAMALRKKPGRTEYQRGVVSRRPDGDWEVRITGSQGSGILRSMSEANGLVVLHHEQGAVTTGDWVDVLPFEGLV, encoded by the coding sequence ATGGCCAGCCTCGAGGAGATCGCATCCTGCATCAGCGGCTATGACCCGGACGCCCTGCCGGTCGCCAAGGCCCAGGAGTTCATCGCGCGGTTCGTGCCGCGGGTGGCAACGGTCGAACGCGTGGCCCTGCGCTCGGCGCTCGGCCGGGTGCTGGCCGAAGACATCGTCTCGCCGATCGACGTGCCTGCCCACGACAACTCGGCCATGGACGGGTACGCGCTGCGAGGGTCGGATTTGGCAGAGTCCGGCCCGACCCGCCTGCGCATCGCAGGCACTGGCCTCGCCGGGCAGCAGTTCGAGGGCGCGGCAGGTCCGGGCGAATGCGTACGCATCATGACCGGCGCGGTGATGCCCGAAGGCTTCGACACGGTCGTTCCGCAGGAGTTCGTCACGGTCGAAGGCCAGGAAGTGGTCGTGCCGCCCGGTGCCGTGCGCCCCGGTGACAACCGGCGGCTGCGAGGCGAGGACCTGGCCCGCGGACGCCCCGCCTTGTCGGCCGGCAAGCTGCTGCGCCCGGCGGACCTCGGGCTGCTGGCATCGCTCGGCCAGGCAGAGGTGCCGGTGTGGAGGCGGCTGCGGGTCGCGTTCTTTTCCACCGGCGACGAGCTTCGCTCGATCGGCGAGCCGCTCGAGCCGGGCTGCGTCTACGACAGCAACCGCTACACGCTGTACGGGATGCTGCAACGCCTGGGCGTCGAACTGCTCGACCTCGGTGTCGTCCGAGACGAGCCGCAGGCGCTGGAGCGTGCCTTTCGCACGGCCGCCGAGAGCGCCGATGCGATCATTACCTCGGGCGGGGTCTCGGTCGGCGAGGCCGATTTCACCAAGCAGATGATGGCCCGCCTGGGAGAGGTGACGTTCTGGCGGATCGCGATGCGCCCGGGCCGGCCGATGGCCTTCGGCCGTATCCGCAGCGGAGCGCACGAGGCCGTGTTGTTCGGCCTGCCCGGCAACCCGGTCGCGGTGATGGTCACCTTCTACGCCTTCGTCCGAGACGCCCTGCTCGCGATGAGCGGTGCCACCCCCGCCCCCTTGCCGCTGCTGCGCGCACGCAGTGCCATGGCCCTGCGCAAGAAGCCGGGCCGCACCGAGTACCAGCGAGGCGTCGTCTCGCGTCGCCCCGACGGCGACTGGGAGGTGCGCATCACGGGATCGCAGGGCTCGGGCATCCTGCGCTCGATGTCCGAAGCCAACGGGCTCGTCGTGCTGCACCACGAGCAGGGGGCGGTCACCACGGGCGACTGGGTGGACGTGCTCCCGTTCGAAGGGCTCGTGTGA
- the mobA gene encoding molybdenum cofactor guanylyltransferase MobA, whose translation MSVLPREQVTGLILAGGRGSRMGGVDKGLQNFRGLPLAMHAMLRLAPQVGEVMINANRNLGAYESFGAPVWPDALPDFAGPLAGFLAGLERCETPYMVTVPCDTPLFPSDLVARLGAGLLAAGADIAMPRTGDQVQPVFCLMRTSVMESLVRFTQEGGRKIDRWTAQLACAEVPFEDESAFFNANTLEELQQLERQRA comes from the coding sequence ATGAGTGTTCTGCCTCGCGAACAAGTCACCGGATTGATCCTCGCCGGCGGGCGAGGAAGCCGCATGGGCGGCGTCGACAAGGGCCTGCAGAATTTCCGCGGGCTGCCGCTGGCCATGCACGCCATGTTGCGTCTGGCGCCCCAGGTCGGCGAGGTCATGATCAACGCCAACCGCAACCTGGGAGCGTACGAATCGTTCGGCGCGCCGGTGTGGCCGGATGCGCTGCCCGACTTCGCCGGGCCGCTGGCCGGCTTTCTCGCCGGCCTGGAACGCTGCGAGACTCCCTACATGGTCACGGTGCCCTGTGACACTCCGCTCTTTCCGTCCGACCTGGTCGCTCGTCTGGGAGCGGGGCTGCTGGCGGCCGGCGCCGACATCGCCATGCCGCGCACGGGTGACCAGGTGCAGCCGGTCTTCTGCCTGATGCGCACGAGCGTGATGGAAAGCCTCGTGCGCTTCACCCAGGAGGGCGGCCGCAAGATCGACCGCTGGACGGCGCAGCTCGCCTGCGCCGAGGTTCCCTTCGAAGACGAATCGGCCTTCTTCAATGCCAACACTCTGGAAGAGCTCCAGCAACTCGAGCGGCAGCGCGCCTGA
- a CDS encoding GNAT family N-acetyltransferase, translating into MLVRRLEPQDLPAYKALRDEALTRHPEAFTSDADTERARSPESYLGRLGRSEPLGGSFLLGAWVGEDLAGSVACERELRPKIRHRAQIVGMYVRERYTRRGIGRMLLAACIEQARQAEGLEILTLSVTASDERACRMYEQAGFRTYGLMPRAVRVEGPGGRARYFDKALMMMEL; encoded by the coding sequence GTGCTGGTGCGTCGCCTCGAGCCGCAGGACCTGCCGGCCTACAAGGCGCTGCGCGACGAGGCGCTGACCCGCCACCCCGAGGCCTTCACGTCGGATGCGGACACCGAGCGGGCGCGTTCGCCCGAGAGCTACCTCGGCCGGCTGGGACGCTCCGAGCCCTTGGGCGGCAGCTTCCTGCTCGGCGCCTGGGTCGGTGAGGATCTGGCCGGCTCGGTGGCCTGCGAGCGGGAGCTGCGGCCCAAGATCCGCCACCGCGCGCAGATCGTGGGCATGTATGTGCGCGAGCGCTACACGCGCCGCGGCATCGGTCGCATGCTGCTCGCCGCATGCATCGAGCAGGCGCGCCAGGCCGAGGGACTGGAAATCCTGACGCTGTCCGTCACGGCCTCCGACGAGAGGGCCTGTCGCATGTACGAGCAGGCCGGCTTCAGGACCTACGGTCTCATGCCTCGCGCGGTGCGTGTCGAAGGCCCCGGGGGGCGCGCTCGCTACTTCGACAAGGCCTTGATGATGATGGAGCTGTGA
- a CDS encoding efflux RND transporter periplasmic adaptor subunit: protein MKKYHALVAAVGIAVLSAGAYWYQREPIRPASEGRSDATAHGPTSAPRPAGAGAPAGGAGARGPVAVEMAPVQTAILSEAAQAVGSLRSRQGVMLRPEVSGRVIALGFRDGQPVRKGQVLVQLDDTLAAAQVRQAQAQLSIARANHERNRELLAQNFVSQAAVDQTAATLQVAEAQLAVARATQERLRIVAPFDGVAGIREVNVGDYVGPGTDLVNLEDVSSLYVDFRLPERYLPQLQVGQRSQVSLDALPGRRFEARIEALSPQVDAQGRSVLIRAVLNNREGALRPGMFARVDTLLSSKTDALVVPEEALVPQGGKQYVIKAVKAEGAEGASWTSQRREVSIGLRRAGQVEILQGLDRGDMVVVAGHQRIQRDGTPLRPVQIGERGSSAASAPSAAGGTRDAQRGTAAPATSGTKVAARN, encoded by the coding sequence ATGAAGAAGTACCACGCCCTCGTTGCTGCCGTCGGCATCGCTGTGCTGAGCGCCGGCGCCTATTGGTATCAGCGCGAGCCCATCCGGCCGGCGAGCGAGGGCCGGTCGGATGCGACGGCCCATGGGCCGACTTCCGCCCCCCGTCCCGCCGGAGCGGGGGCACCGGCCGGCGGCGCGGGCGCACGCGGGCCGGTGGCGGTCGAAATGGCACCCGTGCAGACCGCCATCCTGTCGGAGGCGGCCCAAGCGGTCGGCTCGCTGCGCTCGCGGCAGGGCGTCATGCTGCGCCCCGAGGTGTCCGGGCGCGTCATCGCCCTCGGTTTCCGCGATGGACAACCGGTGCGCAAGGGGCAGGTGCTCGTCCAACTGGACGATACGCTGGCCGCCGCGCAGGTGCGGCAGGCCCAGGCGCAGCTCAGCATCGCGCGCGCCAATCACGAGCGCAACCGCGAGCTGCTGGCGCAGAACTTCGTGAGCCAGGCGGCGGTGGACCAGACGGCGGCGACCCTCCAGGTGGCCGAGGCGCAACTGGCGGTCGCCCGTGCCACCCAGGAGCGCTTGCGCATCGTCGCCCCCTTCGACGGTGTGGCGGGCATCCGCGAGGTCAATGTGGGCGACTACGTCGGGCCTGGCACCGATCTCGTCAATCTCGAGGACGTGAGCAGCCTGTACGTCGACTTCCGCCTGCCCGAGCGCTACTTGCCGCAGCTGCAGGTCGGCCAGCGCTCGCAGGTGAGCCTGGACGCGTTGCCCGGGCGTCGATTCGAGGCGCGGATCGAAGCCTTGTCGCCCCAGGTGGATGCGCAGGGCCGCTCGGTGCTGATCCGCGCGGTGCTGAACAACCGCGAGGGGGCTTTGCGCCCCGGGATGTTCGCCCGTGTGGACACGCTGCTTTCCTCGAAGACAGACGCGTTGGTGGTGCCGGAGGAGGCGCTCGTGCCGCAAGGGGGCAAGCAATATGTGATCAAGGCCGTGAAGGCCGAAGGGGCGGAAGGGGCCTCCTGGACGTCGCAGCGCCGCGAGGTGAGCATCGGTCTGCGCCGTGCCGGTCAGGTCGAGATCCTCCAGGGCCTGGACAGGGGCGACATGGTGGTGGTGGCCGGCCACCAACGCATCCAGCGTGACGGTACTCCCTTGCGCCCGGTGCAGATCGGTGAGCGCGGGTCCTCCGCGGCCTCGGCGCCATCCGCTGCGGGCGGGACCCGCGACGCGCAGCGGGGTACGGCGGCACCGGCGACGTCCGGGACGAAGGTCGCGGCGCGCAACTGA
- the moaA gene encoding GTP 3',8-cyclase MoaA, whose translation MAEKVIPLADHRYASQVPRVPAQATPPVGLLSDRLGRPLRDLRISVTDRCNFRCSYCMPKEVFDKHYDFLPHSALLSFEEITRLARIFVAHGVRKIRLTGGEPLLRKDIERLVAMLAELRTPDGAPLDLTLTTNGSLLARKAQALKNAGLQRVTVSLDALDDAVFQRMNDVGFPVADVLRGIEAAERAGLGPLKVNMVVKRGTNDQEIVPMAAHFRGTPVILRFIEYMDVGTSNGWRMDEVLPSAEVIARLSQHWPLEEIEPNYTGETAERWRYADGAGEIGVISSVTQAFCRDCNRARLSTEGKLFLCLFASRGHDLRALLRGGYSDEQIAAAIGLVWGEREDRYSELRAARQASDAGERRVEMHYIGG comes from the coding sequence ATGGCCGAGAAAGTCATTCCCCTGGCCGACCACCGATATGCCAGCCAAGTTCCGCGGGTGCCTGCGCAGGCAACGCCGCCGGTAGGCTTGTTGTCCGATCGGCTGGGCCGCCCGTTGCGCGACCTGCGCATCTCGGTCACCGACCGCTGCAACTTTCGTTGCAGCTATTGCATGCCGAAGGAAGTCTTCGACAAGCACTACGACTTCCTGCCCCACTCGGCGCTGCTGAGCTTCGAGGAGATCACCCGCCTGGCGCGGATCTTCGTGGCGCATGGGGTGCGCAAGATCCGCCTGACCGGCGGCGAACCGCTCCTGCGCAAGGACATCGAGCGCCTCGTCGCGATGTTGGCAGAACTGAGGACGCCCGACGGCGCCCCCCTGGACCTGACGCTCACGACGAACGGCTCCTTGCTGGCGCGCAAGGCGCAGGCCTTGAAGAACGCCGGCCTTCAGCGGGTGACCGTCAGCCTCGATGCACTGGACGATGCGGTCTTCCAGCGCATGAACGATGTCGGGTTTCCCGTGGCGGATGTGTTGCGGGGCATCGAGGCGGCCGAACGCGCGGGCCTCGGGCCTCTCAAAGTCAACATGGTCGTCAAACGCGGCACCAACGACCAGGAGATCGTGCCGATGGCCGCGCACTTCCGGGGGACGCCGGTCATCCTGCGGTTCATCGAGTACATGGACGTGGGCACGTCGAACGGCTGGCGCATGGACGAGGTGCTGCCTTCCGCCGAGGTCATCGCGCGGCTGTCGCAGCATTGGCCGCTGGAAGAAATCGAGCCGAACTACACCGGCGAGACGGCCGAGCGCTGGCGCTATGCGGATGGCGCGGGCGAGATCGGCGTCATCTCCAGCGTGACGCAGGCGTTCTGCCGAGACTGCAATCGGGCCCGCCTGTCCACCGAGGGCAAGCTCTTCCTGTGCCTGTTTGCCAGCCGGGGCCACGACCTTCGCGCCCTGCTGCGCGGCGGCTACAGCGACGAGCAGATCGCTGCGGCCATCGGCCTCGTCTGGGGCGAGCGCGAGGACCGCTACTCGGAGCTTCGGGCGGCCCGTCAGGCGAGCGACGCGGGCGAGCGGCGGGTCGAGATGCATTACATCGGGGGTTGA
- a CDS encoding propionate--CoA ligase, translating to MRYEDFHRRSIVERDAFWAEQARLVDWEQTPQVICDYSRPPFARWFADGTTNLCHNAVDRHLPERSAQPALIYVSTETGEERTYTFADLHREVQSMAAILQALGVVKGDRVLIYMPMVPQAVFAMLACARIGAIHSVVFGGFASVSLASRIDDARPKVVVSADAGSRGGKVVPYKPLLDEAVRLSQHKPEKVLLVDRGLAAMELVPGRDVLYAELRQAHGQAEVPCVWVEATHPSYILYTSGTTGRPKGVQRDTGGYAVALAASMKYIFCGQAGETYFCTSDIGWVVGHSYIVYGPLIAGMATILYEGLPIRPDAGIWWSLVEKYKVTAMFSAPTAIRVLKKHDPAFLTKYDLSSLRALFLAGEPLDEPTARWIADGLGKPVVDNYWQTETGWPILTIANGVEPRQGRYGSPGVPMCGYDVKLLHESTGEELTGPNQKGVIAIDGPLPPGCMQTVWGDDERFVKTYWSNFPGRMAYSTFDWGVRDDDGYYFILGRTDDVINVAGHRLGTREIEESIASHPLVAEVAVVGVADSLKGQVAMAFAVARDAASVATPELQLRLEGEIMKRVDEQLGAVARPARVRFVTVLPKTRSGKLLRRAIQAVCEGRDPGDLTTIEDPSALDQIRSLMQDSVQPG from the coding sequence ATGCGCTACGAGGACTTTCACCGCCGCTCCATCGTCGAGCGCGACGCATTCTGGGCCGAGCAGGCCCGGCTGGTGGATTGGGAGCAGACGCCGCAGGTGATCTGCGACTACAGCCGCCCGCCGTTCGCGCGCTGGTTCGCCGACGGCACGACCAACCTGTGCCACAACGCGGTGGACCGCCATCTCCCCGAGCGGTCGGCCCAGCCGGCGCTGATCTATGTCTCGACCGAGACCGGTGAGGAGCGCACCTATACCTTCGCCGACCTGCACCGCGAGGTGCAGTCCATGGCGGCCATCCTCCAGGCCCTGGGCGTCGTCAAGGGGGACCGCGTGCTGATCTACATGCCGATGGTCCCGCAGGCGGTGTTCGCCATGCTCGCCTGCGCGCGCATCGGCGCCATTCATTCGGTCGTGTTCGGGGGCTTCGCGAGCGTCAGCCTGGCGAGCCGCATCGACGATGCCCGCCCGAAGGTCGTGGTGAGCGCGGACGCCGGCAGCCGGGGTGGGAAGGTGGTGCCGTACAAACCCTTGCTCGACGAGGCGGTGCGTCTGAGCCAGCACAAGCCCGAGAAGGTGCTGCTGGTGGACCGGGGGCTGGCGGCGATGGAGCTGGTGCCGGGGCGGGACGTGCTCTATGCCGAGTTGAGGCAGGCCCATGGGCAGGCCGAGGTTCCGTGCGTGTGGGTCGAGGCCACGCACCCAAGCTACATCCTCTACACCAGCGGGACCACCGGCCGCCCGAAGGGTGTGCAGCGTGACACGGGCGGCTACGCGGTGGCGCTGGCGGCGAGCATGAAATACATCTTCTGCGGCCAGGCAGGCGAGACCTACTTCTGCACGAGCGACATCGGGTGGGTGGTCGGCCACAGCTACATCGTCTACGGCCCTCTCATCGCGGGCATGGCCACCATCCTCTACGAAGGGCTGCCGATCCGTCCCGATGCCGGCATCTGGTGGAGCCTGGTGGAAAAGTACAAGGTCACCGCCATGTTCAGCGCGCCGACGGCGATCCGCGTGTTGAAGAAGCACGATCCGGCCTTCCTGACCAAGTACGACCTCTCCTCGCTGCGGGCGCTGTTCCTGGCCGGCGAGCCCTTGGACGAGCCGACCGCCCGGTGGATCGCGGACGGGCTGGGCAAGCCCGTCGTGGACAACTACTGGCAGACCGAAACCGGCTGGCCCATCCTCACGATCGCCAACGGAGTCGAGCCGCGCCAGGGCCGTTACGGCTCGCCGGGCGTGCCGATGTGCGGCTATGACGTCAAGCTGCTGCACGAGAGCACCGGGGAGGAACTGACCGGCCCGAACCAAAAAGGCGTGATTGCCATCGATGGGCCGCTTCCCCCGGGTTGCATGCAGACGGTATGGGGCGACGACGAGCGCTTCGTCAAGACGTACTGGAGCAACTTCCCCGGCCGCATGGCCTACAGCACTTTCGACTGGGGCGTGCGAGACGATGACGGCTACTACTTCATCCTCGGCCGCACCGACGACGTCATCAACGTCGCCGGCCACCGCCTGGGCACGCGCGAAATCGAGGAGAGCATTGCCAGCCACCCCCTCGTGGCCGAGGTGGCCGTCGTGGGCGTGGCCGACAGCCTCAAGGGGCAGGTCGCGATGGCGTTCGCCGTGGCACGCGATGCGGCGAGCGTCGCGACGCCCGAGCTGCAACTGCGGCTGGAGGGCGAGATCATGAAGCGGGTGGACGAGCAGCTGGGCGCCGTCGCCCGGCCCGCGCGCGTGAGATTCGTCACGGTCCTGCCCAAGACGCGCTCCGGCAAGCTGTTGCGACGGGCGATCCAGGCCGTCTGCGAGGGCAGGGACCCGGGCGATCTCACGACCATCGAGGATCCGAGTGCGCTGGACCAGATCCGCAGCTTGATGCAGGACTCCGTGCAGCCGGGTTGA
- a CDS encoding C40 family peptidase, which yields MRLPRLPRLLAVASLAAAACAHAAPDGGDAITQLLAERGFLAQPQGASPAGPSQDRGLMAQVRDTASEMVLTAMNFLGVPYRRGGDSAEDGFDCSGFTRHIFERSLGLVLPRRVDDQASAPGLVPVSREDLKPGDLVFFNTLRRTFSHVGIYIGDGKFIHSPRSGAQVRIEDMRISYWTQRFTGARRAGVLHPNPTRTASTPAAEPRAAGALPAGHDLRQP from the coding sequence ATGCGTTTGCCCCGTCTGCCCCGCCTCCTCGCCGTCGCGTCTCTCGCAGCGGCAGCGTGCGCCCATGCGGCGCCCGACGGCGGCGACGCCATCACCCAGCTGCTGGCCGAGCGGGGCTTCCTGGCACAGCCCCAGGGGGCTTCGCCGGCCGGCCCCTCGCAGGACCGAGGCCTGATGGCCCAGGTGCGCGACACCGCGTCCGAGATGGTGCTGACGGCGATGAACTTCCTCGGCGTTCCGTACCGCCGTGGGGGCGACTCCGCCGAGGACGGCTTCGACTGCAGCGGCTTCACCCGCCACATCTTCGAGAGGAGCCTCGGACTGGTCCTGCCCAGGCGGGTGGACGACCAGGCCAGCGCACCGGGGCTCGTGCCCGTCTCGCGGGAGGATCTCAAGCCCGGGGACCTGGTGTTCTTCAACACGCTGCGGCGCACGTTCTCCCACGTCGGCATCTACATCGGGGACGGCAAGTTCATCCACTCTCCCCGCAGCGGCGCCCAGGTGCGCATCGAGGACATGCGCATTTCCTACTGGACCCAGCGCTTCACCGGCGCGCGCCGCGCCGGCGTCCTGCATCCGAACCCGACCCGCACCGCCTCCACACCGGCGGCCGAGCCTCGCGCCGCAGGCGCACTCCCGGCGGGCCACGACCTGCGGCAGCCCTGA